From Salminus brasiliensis chromosome 21, fSalBra1.hap2, whole genome shotgun sequence, a single genomic window includes:
- the LOC140543138 gene encoding potassium channel subfamily K member 15-like has product MKAPSVRALVLVLCVLAYLLAGAAVFEALEAESERSGRRDVERRCTEMKGKYGLTEEDYHRLEMVLLRAKPHRAGRQWTFAGSFYFAVTVVTTIGYGHSYPRTEAGKVFCMFYAVLGIPLTLVMFQSTGERMNMLFRSLMHRTGRCIGLRKTGVSMGHMVSVGFLTCLTTLCLGAAAFSHFEGWNFFHSCYYCFITLTTIGFGDFVALQKKGDLEQELPYVAFTFTYILVGLSVIGAFLNLVVLRFLTVSSEDEDKSEGASLEELQAEPHERAHVGSTMATVEHEHSSHSTFSLPMAGGNSCTNLISSNCEERMDPNTRSSRSKLSRLCFCSLCSWMCHGLNACESFSFKASGSEHHECHSNPVFYNSVSYRVDRASYCGSGGSSALGSSHGLLIPDNNRSFTRRKSV; this is encoded by the exons ATGAAGGCGCCGAGTGTCCGCGCGCTCGTGCTCGTGCTCTGCGTGCTCGCCTACCTGCTGGCAGGAGCCGCCGTGTTCGAGGCGCTCGAGGCGGAGAGCGAGCGCTCCGGGAGGCGCGATGTGGAGCGGAGATGCACCGAGATGAAGGGGAAATACGGCCTCACGGAGGAGGACTACCACAGACTGGAGATGGTGCTGCTCCGGGCCAAGCCTCACCGAGCTGGACGCCAGTGGACTTTTGCAGGGTCGTTTTACTTTGCTGTTACTGTGGTTACAACCATAG GTTATGGCCATTCGTATCCTCGAACTGAAGCTGGTAAAGTCTTCTGCATGTTCTACGCTGTCCTGGGCATTCCCCTAACCCTTGTCATGTTCCAGAGCACTGGGGAGCGCATGAACATGCTCTTCCGCTCTCTGATGCACAGGACAGGCCGGTGCATAGGCCTACGCAAGACTGGCGTATCCATGGGGCACATGGTTTCAGTGGGCTTCCTGACCTGCTTGACTACACTTTGTCTGGGGGCAGCAGCCTTCTCGCATTTTGAGGGCTGGAATTTTTTCCATTCCTGTTATTACTGCTTCATCACCCTCACCACTATTGGGTTTGGGGACTTTGTTGCCCTGCAGAAGAAGGGAGATCTGGAGCAGGAGCTTCCATACGTGGCCTTCACTTTCACGTACATCCTTGTCGGGTTGAGCGTGATTGGGGCGTTCCTTAATCTTGTGGTGCTGCGGTTCCTCACGGTAAGTTCGGAGGACGAAGACAAGAGTGAGGGAGCGAGTCTAGAGGAGCTCCAAGCAGAGCCTCATGAAAGAGCCCATGTGGGGTCCACCATGGCTACAGTGGAGCATGAACACAGCagccacagcaccttctccctGCCAATGGCTGGAGGCAACAGCTGTACCAACCTCATTTCCTCTAATTGTGAGGAGCGCATGGACCCCAATACGAGAAGCAGTCGTTCAAAGCTTTCTAGGCTTTGCTTCTGCTCCCTCTGTTCCTGGATGTGCCATGGACTCAATGCCTGTGAGAGCTTCAGTTTTAAAGCCTCAGGATCAGAACACCATGAATGCCATTCAAATCCAGTCTTCTACAACTCTGTCTCCTACAGGGTGGATAGGGCATCATACTGTGGGTCTGGAGGCAGCTCAGCTTTGGGTTCTTCTCATGGACTTCTGATTCCAGATAATAATAGATCTTTTACAAGAAGGAAATCTGTATAA